TCCTAAAGTTATCTTTTGATTTATTGTTACTTTCACTGTAATGTTCATACTGTTTTGTGTCATAGTCACCCTCTTCAAGGCTTGAAGGAAACATTTTATTGCTGATGCTACAAGCTAAGCACATAATATGTGTGAGGAACTTAATTatgttgattttttgtttaaatggttTTGTCTAAGAATACAAGGAATCAATATATACTACAACAAATTCAGTCTAACAATTTCAATATAAGTCTGTCTAACAATCTTTGCCAATGTATACATTGATAGAGAAGACTCCTGCCACAACTAGGTAGTACaacttaaataaaataaaaacagctTTGGCAATTGGTATCAACTATTAAATGCAAAACAAAGCAAGtctattttaaaagaaaattatattatatatttcatAATGAGTTCCCCAGTCTCACTCATTTATTTGGTAGAACATAATTAGAATATAACatcatatattttaataaaacatGTTTTATTCATAATGAGTTTGAATAAGGATAATTGGAATGATtcattctcttttatttatAACTGTCAATTTGTTCGACATCTATAGATGACTAAATTGTAATCAAAAGATTGTTTTCTAAAGACTCTTTAGATGATGATATAGAGAATAAACAGTTTAAATTATGACATTTTTACATAGAAATGACGTAATGTTAGTGAGGAAGGAAGAAAGTCTTTCCACGAAGGATGAAAGTATTATTCGTGACAACCAATTTGGTGATTGGTGTTGTAGTTTCATAGAGATGGGTTTCAACCCATCACTAATAGCATCGATATTGTTCTCACTTAAATACTCTGCAAGCAATAGTtatggggcttttatgcaaacAGACTCGACACAATTAGAAATCGGATCATTTGATATaagttgtgattttttttttgagatgaTCGATTTGAGACTTTTCAACAATCAATATcaatgcaaaacaaaacaagtgaaaacaatattaaaaaagaTTTATAATGTCATATTCATAATGAGTTCCCAAGTCTCACTCATGTATTTGGTAGAACATAATTAGAAAACATTTCTAATTATAAAACATGTTTGATTTATTGATCATTAAGAATGTTACAGGCTGAATCAGGTATGTTGTCATCTTCAAAGACAGCTAATTATTTGAGAAAGGTTGCATATTTAAAGAGGTTACTTGAGAAGTGAAGCTAAATTGTACAAGGAAAAGCGACTTCAAGCTTGTAATTAGTTACGGGGTCAATACAAAAACCTATACCCACCAACTCcccattgttttcttttctcctccCACCTCCCATAGAATATAATATCAGTTTACAGCAAACTAAAATACATATAAACAtgacaaaaacacataaaataattcaaaatattaCATGCAAACAAACCACCAACTAAACAAGAGTTAAACATCTCTAAAACAACAATAAACAAATCAtttttattctaatttttttgtaatttgatttCTGGAATGCTAAGAGGGTGATTGTAAGGTCACCCTCAATTCCTTCATCCCACATTGCTTCAATTTTCTGCTTGCTTTTTCTacacattaaaaatcattcGCTCTCCAATATTATCCTCAGAAATTACTTGGTTTAGAAGAGTGAGggagagttagagagagagccTCAGATGATCAATTGCAGCACAAATTCCACTTGATAATCaacctctctttctctttctgtgATCACTGAAGAAATCAAAGTAAGATTCCcaaaaaatgaagaacaatatcAACACAAAGCTGATCCTTCTCCACCCTTACATCCAAAAGCAAGGAAGCTCTAACCGCCTATGGCTTCTGGCCTTCATGTCACTATTCACACTCGCCTTCCTCCTCACAATCGTCTACACAAGCGGCTTATACGCGTACTCATCCACCAGCACCACTACAACAACCACAATCCCCGCCCCCACAATAACTGCCACTAACAACGCTGCCCCACAGCTCCCCACCACGGTCATCAACACCCTCCTCCACTACGCATCAAAATCCAACGACACGTTTAAAATGTCGTACGCAGACATCAAACCCATCTCTGACGCGCTCCGAAAATGCTCCACCCCATGCAACTTCCTCATTTTCGGACTCACCCATGAAACCCTACTCTGGAAAGCCCTAAACAACAATGGTCGCACCGTCTACATCGACGAGAACAGGTACTACGCCGCCTACATGGAGGAGAAGCACCCTGAAATCGACGCCTACGACGTGCAGTACACGACGAAGCTGAAGGAAACGGAGGAGCTGATCGCCGTGGCAAAAGAGCAAATACGCAACGAGTGCCGCCCGGTGCAGAATCTGCTTTTCTCCGAGTGCAAGCTGGGGATCAACGACCTGCCGAACCACGTGTACGAGGTTGAATGGGACGTGATCTTGGTGGACGGCCCCAGCAGCGGCTGGCCGGACGCGCCCGGGAGAGTGATGTCCATATTCACGTCGGGTGTGTTGGCGAGGAGCAAGAAGGGTGGGAACGGGAAGACGCAGGTGTTTGTGCATGACTTTGGCGGGACGGAGGTGATGGTTGCCGGGAACGAATTTTTGTGTCGTGAGAATTTGGTGGAGGCGACGGAGACGATGGGGCATTACGTGGTGGAGAGAATGGACGAGAGTAGCTTCCAGTTCTGTCGCAACCAAACGACGTCGGTTTGGTCAGCAGCAAAGAattcttctgcttcttcttcttcagcatCGGCTTAATTAGTGATTGATGGTGTTTGAATTTGGTGGTaataatcatcatcatcattcagCAAGTGAATATTTAtggtgattttggttttttttttctttggtctttttgttttttttttcatgggtgggggtgtaaaaataattttcttttttggcaaTGCAAGCAAAATTGTAATTTCCTTTCCCActgaaatgaaaatataaattccAGTTTTCATGGAAGCTATTATTCAACATCTTAATTTGTTATTAAGCACTTCAAAATCAATGTTTGATCTTTTTTCCTCAATAATAAATTGAGTCCATCAAAAGCAGAGTGTGAAAATTATTTTGCTAAAGAAGTGTACGATAGAGAAATCAGGAGGGGTAATTTACGTTAATCTCTCTTTTCAtattttcatctcaaatttttggatttgtgTTGGATTAACATTTGTCTTGATTGTTTCCCTATACACAGATGGTCAAAGAAATAggatcaaacaaacaaataatgaTTGCTCCAACTACCTGAGATTTTCAATGGTTTGACGTGTTAAGCGAACCAAATTCAAGTACCTTGTCGGCAAAACGAGCTCAACTGCTCAAGCCTAATACAATAAGGCTAAATTGGATTAATGTTTCCGTGGTGATAAGGTAATCAGAAGATAGCTCTCGTGGTGAAAAATTAGGAATTAAACCCTCATGGTGAAGTCCATTAGGATTCAAGCCCAATATTAACATTTTCGCCAATTATCCGTTAACATGTTCAGCCTTCATAACTAAAAAGGATGTGGCCGCTAAATGGCGTGGGGATGTTTGCCCAGGTTGATACTCAGATGCAGATAAGGAGTTCAATATTGCAATCAAACATCTTTGAAAGTATTGCATAGAGCCATAGTGAAGCAATTCTATCAATTAGTAAGGGTAGCCGGACTGCTTCTAACAGATTGGCATAAAATGAGACTAGGCTTCCTGATACTGGTGTCGATCGAGCAGTTGCCTAGGGGCAGGTTTCACGATCTTTCAGTTCACAAGCTTCTGATTCAAGGACAAAATTACCTCAAGTTAAACCAGCTGAAAAGGAGATGATCAAGTGAACATTAAACCGAAATTAGATATCAACTTTGTTATTTAAAGCATaaccaaaagggaaaaaaacTCATTCATCCAAGGTTAAGAATTCTTTGCTCCGTTCTTCGATTCCATTCAAAGCTCTTTTGTGTATCTGATGGAACCACTAGATTTCCTTAATGCAGCAGTAGCCATCCCAGTAACATTGATAATAAATTTGGAGGAAGTGATAGTGATTTGCTTGCCCAATCAATGGAATGTCCGGTAATTTCCTCCAATGCTTCAATTAGCTATCTAGAAAAAAGATAGGGTGGGGTGGGaattgtcgatgcaaatttccgccgtcttcagtcttgacgaaaatgcacgtgcaaaacaatcaacacatttgatcaaagacctaagcctcacgcacccacaaggtggggggggggggttaggtCAACGGATATCCCATGCCcaagttagtttctctgagagagtaaagtgtttagggtttttttagggttgcaaaagctctccaaatttggtagaatatgagGTATTTAAAGGGCTAGGGCCGACCATACAGTGTTTAATGGAgagatattctctaaatattcccaagatattaaataggaaataatatcttgagataatagtCTAATTatcctaatttaaataaattaggattacttacttgattggagttattcttcaagtaggaatgtattaaagataggatttgggtaattattccttatctttaattccttgccAAGGGCAGGTGAGCTATGGACAGTTGTGTTCAACTGCTGAGTCCTTTAGGGATGTGAGCTGCGCGTAGGAGCATCTGAGAAGcctgcccatttattgagggcaattTTGTCCTTCTGAAATAAAAGTCTACTTGTCACCTCTAGAATATTTAGGATTACtttaggctccacaaatgcaCCCACACCTACTGTGTTACATGCAGGAAAAGGATAGTAGGTGTAGGAATCTCAAGCTGCTTAGGCTTGTAGAATTGCTTCCCAGTTTGAACTTGATCATCTTTCTTGATTTGGCGGGGACTGTGGGTATGGGTAACACACGGCATAGGAGCCTCAGGGCTGCATGATCGCACGACATGGGTCTGCTGACTTGGGCCAAGTGGACGGCTCATCTCAAGCTGCTTAGGCTTGTAGAATTGCTTCCCAGTTTGAACTTGATCCTCTTTCTTGATTTGGCGGGGACCGTGGGTGTGGGTAACACACGGCATAGGAGCCTCAGGGCTGCATGATCGCACGGCATGGGTCTGCTGACATGGGCCAGGTGGACGGCTCGGTTTGGGCCAAAGGGATCGGCACGGTGGGGCGCGGGGAAACCGGCTAGGGTCGGGTCTTCAAGGCTGCTGGTCATGGGCTTGTGTAGGCgagaagaaagggagagagaccGGCACATCCAGCTCTCTTGGGTGCATGACCAGCTCTCTTGGGCCTGCCTTAAGGTGTACTGggagcaaaagaaaaagaggaaggaggTGCGGGCCTCCCCCATGCTGCATCTTTTCCAAGAGGTGATCTGCTCCATGAAATGCACGCCTGCTCAGTGTTCCCCAAATGCAGTTCATGCAATGGTGGGGTTCTCGAACTTGAGCAGGTTCTTTGATCTTGACTTGACCATAAATGTGTTATGGTACTTCTTTGAGATTGGCCACAAGGAAGGTGTAGGGCAGCTAAGGTCTTGCCATAGGCTGCTCGATGCTTCTAGCAAAGGTAACCATGAGTAGGCGAGAGATACCTTGGAGGTAAGCAGAGAGTGGGAGTTTGACTCTTCTCTTGAGCTGCGTGTCCCGACTACCTTTATCAATGATAAGTGAACTGCTTCCTTCTTGTCCtgcttgaatttttgttgagcTGCTCCATGACTTTAATTTATTGATCGTCTTTCTTACTTTGCGTAAATTCAGAGTTTGGCTTAACTTCAAGGACTTCGGCAGTTATAAAGAAAGTGCACGTCACCTTGGTCATTCCTGCTGAGTGCCGTGAGTGGCGCTGGCTGCTCAGCCCTCTTCGTCTGGAAAAGGGTGGCCTGCCCCCGAGGGAAGAGATAAAACAGATAAAAGATAAGGCGTTAGCTTGCCCGATCGCTGTTGTAGAGCCTGCTACCAATGGTGGTGGAAAGAAAAGGTATTCTTCACCTGCTTGTAAGCCTTCGGTTGAGAAGAAGCGAAAGACTTCTTCTGCTATTCGTGGGAGCTCATGTGTTTTCGAGAAGCTTGTCATTGATCTAACTTCCTCTAAGGGCGCGAAGATGACCGTTGAGCCTAAGCCTATGAAACCTATTGTTAAGGTGACGTTTGGGCCTATTTCTCTTTCTGCCATGACTGATTCGTCTGCTGAGAAGGGAAAATCAGCTCACACAGGCAGTTGTGAGAGATCCACTGAGTCTGAGGCATGAGAGTTTCCCAAGGTTTATGTGCTGCTGAAGGTTGACCTGCTTGAGAACGTTGATGCATGTGCTAAGTTTGTTGACAATGCATAAGACTTTGATCCTGGCAGCTGAGTCTATACGCGTTGATCAGGATGTTGTCAAGTGTGTTAAGGAGGCCGAAGTGGCATTGGTGGCTCTCCCCTCAAACTCATTTACGAAGCGTCCTGCCTATTCGAAAATGTCTTCCTTTTTTGCTACAATGCATAAGACTTTGATCCTGGCAGCTAAGTCTATGTGCGTTGATCAGGATGTTGTCAAGTGTGCTAAGGAGGCTGAAGTGGTATTGGTGGCACAGCTTCGCTCGGCTACTGAAAAAATCGATAAGCTTAAATATGAAATCGCTGTTATGAAGGGTTCTGATGTCTTTACCCCCACTTTTTTGTAGCTGGAGATCGCTCATGAGGAGGTCACCCATTTGAATGCTAGGCTTAGAGAATGAAGTCAGTCGTGTTTCTCCGATGGTCGAGGACCTTGAGCATGTCAATTCGGAGCTATGATCTGCTTGTTTTACCAAGGACGAtgaacttatcttcatgcatGCTAAAGTGTTTCATCTCAAAGAGGTTGCTAGTAAGCTTGAGTCTAAGGAAGTGGATTTGCAAGTGCACTTTCTGCTAGCTAGAACTTGAAAAATGAACCGGATGAGCTGTAGGGTGCTCACACTAGGCTTGTTGAGGAGATTGTACAACTGAAGAATGAGAAAGCTGGTCACGAAGTGGCGCTTGATTCTTATTAGGCCAATTTATACAAGTTTGGTTATGTAGACCATCTTCAGGGTAGGCCGTCGGATTATCAATTTTTCGAGAATGACTTCAAGACTTtttccatttctccagttgatctGCTTAATTTCTGGTTTAAGGCTACCTTTGGTGGAGTAGTTGAGGGTCAGGCAGTCCAGGCAGAGGCGTCTAAGGATGAGCTGATGGAAGTTTTGGTTGCTGAAGGCATGGCAGTCGAGGAACCAGTGGTTGCGCAGGCTGCCAAGGAGTAGTCTTTTTGCTTATACTtaggaatttttttcttttcctttttgttctgaTTTGCTTAAACTTTGTTGGCCTTTGAGTTggtttatcaatttgctagaaatttaataaacaactttccatgtttttgcttcatccttttattttgccatgtctTTTACGAAACTTTACCGTATGACGGGTGGCTGGGTGAGCTGCCTCAATGAAGCAGTTAATCCCACGTTGTCACTTAGGTTTTAGTTTCAGCTTCGGGGCTTTGGAAGCCTTACCTGCTTGAGGCGTCTTGCAAAACTTTACCATAGGATGGGCAGTTGAGTTGGCTACTTCGATGAAGCAATTAAGGGATTTCCAACTTATAGAGCCAACGGCCGAACTTGTTGTCTCCAAAGGAGGTAGGCGACTTCGCGTAGCTATTATAGCTGTGAATCTCGGCTTTAGGTAGTTTCATGAGCTTTAGCCCTCTTGGGGCATGCTGTGAGATTTGACTTATAGAGCCATCGGTTGGACTCGTGCTTCTCGTAGGAAGCAGAGGAGGTCCGTGTAGCTACTATAGTCGTGACACTCGACTTTAGTGGCTTTTTGAGCTTTGGCCCTCCTTGGGTGTGTTGCGAGATTTTTTACTTATAGAGTCGTCAGCCAGACTCGTATTTCTCGTAGAAAGCAAAAGAGGTC
Above is a window of Malus sylvestris chromosome 15, drMalSylv7.2, whole genome shotgun sequence DNA encoding:
- the LOC126601279 gene encoding protein IRX15-LIKE-like produces the protein MKNNINTKLILLHPYIQKQGSSNRLWLLAFMSLFTLAFLLTIVYTSGLYAYSSTSTTTTTTIPAPTITATNNAAPQLPTTVINTLLHYASKSNDTFKMSYADIKPISDALRKCSTPCNFLIFGLTHETLLWKALNNNGRTVYIDENRYYAAYMEEKHPEIDAYDVQYTTKLKETEELIAVAKEQIRNECRPVQNLLFSECKLGINDLPNHVYEVEWDVILVDGPSSGWPDAPGRVMSIFTSGVLARSKKGGNGKTQVFVHDFGGTEVMVAGNEFLCRENLVEATETMGHYVVERMDESSFQFCRNQTTSVWSAAKNSSASSSSASA